A window of the Microtus pennsylvanicus isolate mMicPen1 chromosome 4, mMicPen1.hap1, whole genome shotgun sequence genome harbors these coding sequences:
- the Prr16 gene encoding protein Largen isoform X2, with translation MTDSSKTDTLNSSSSGTTASSIEKIKVQANAPLIKPPAHPSAILTVLRKPNPPPPPPRLTPVKCEEPPRVVPTVNPVKTNGTLLRNGGLGRPNKIPNGDICCLPNSNLDKAPGQSLMHKPEKDRSPQAGPRERVRFNEKVQYHGYCPDCESRYHIKNREVHLHSEPVHPPGKPSHHQGPPFPPPPHLPTFPLENGGLGISHSNSFPPPTSAAVPPPTAPKPQKTILRKSTTTTV, from the coding sequence ATGACCGACAGCTCCAAAACGGACACTCTGAACAGTAGCTCCAGCGGCACAACAGCTTCCAGCATAGAGAAGATCAAAGTGCAAGCCAATGCCCCCCTCATTAAACCTCCAGCCCATCCATCTGCTATCCTCACAGTTCTGAGAAAGCCAAACCCCCCACCGCCTCCTCCACGGTTGACACCTGTGAAGTGTGAAGAGCCTCCAAGAGTGGTACCAACTGTCAATCCGGTCAAGACCAACGGCACCCTTCTCCGGAATGGAGGCCTGGGTAGACCCAACAAAATTCCCAACGGAGACATCTGCTGCCTACCGAATAGTAACTTGGACAAGGCTCCAGGGCAGTCTCTGATGCACAAACCTGAAAAGGACAGAAGTCCCCAAGCCGGGCCTCGGGAACGAGTTCGGTTCAATGAAAAAGTACAATACCATGGGTATTGTCCTGACTGTGAGAGCCGCTATCACATAAAGAACAGGGAGGTCCATTTGCACAGTGAACCAGTCCATCCACCTGGAAAGCCCTCCCACCACCAAggtcctcccttccctcctccacctcATCTCCCCACTTTCCCATTAGAAAATGGGGGACTGGGAATAAGCCACAGTAACAGCTTTCCCCCTCCCACATCTGCAGCTGTGCCTCCTCCCACTgcaccaaaaccacagaagaCCATCTTGAGAAAATCCACCACGACCACAGTGTGA